A region from the Haemorhous mexicanus isolate bHaeMex1 chromosome 12, bHaeMex1.pri, whole genome shotgun sequence genome encodes:
- the LOC132332991 gene encoding peroxisomal coenzyme A diphosphatase NUDT7-like — translation MDRWAESNQMKFNQSKFRVLHAALSRSSSRCEPLHAGVQAGRDGTGGAAACLGQRGPAAPGAGTGPEREGKRERERSSAAWRSRVPAGPGAVPGGGAGGAGPCPCPGAAGDERGAAGGCRCSALPAPGLMEQARHRLRDFDVGDRFSRLPLPRAAVLLPLMVRGGRLQLLLPVRSLQLRRSPGEVCFPGGKREATDKDDIDTALREAKEEVGLQPEKVEVICRLMPGIDKMNNLVTPVVGFIEDTFQATPNPDEVSEVFLVPLEYFVKPLNYKTFSYKTSSGHSTRVHCFIYHDQEHKRSFKIWGLTAHFAVFLALVIFGERPTFEVDYDLDNLISSSENDFINLYASVHEGKKSNL, via the exons atGGATAGATGGGCTGAGTCCAATCAGATGAAGTTTAACCAGTCCAAGTTCCGAGTCCTGCAC GCAGCACTTTCACGGTCCTCCTCCCGCTGCGAGCCGCTCCATGCCGGGGTTCAGGCGGGACGGGACGGAACCGGTGGAGCCGCCGCATGTCTGGGGCAGCGCGGCCCCGCAGCTCCCGGCGCAGGGACCGGCCCGGAGcgggaagggaaaagggaaagggaacgATCGAGCGCTGCCTGGCGGAGCCGCGTCCctgccgggccgggggcggtgcCGGGCGGCGGAGCGGGAGGAGCCgggccctgtccctgcccaggggccGCGGGGGATGAGCGGGGCGCGGCCGGAGGGTGCCGGTGCTCCGCTCTGCCCGCCCCTGGGCTCATGGAGCAGGCCCGGCACCGCCTGAGGGACTTCGATGTCGGGGACAGGTTCTCCCGCTTGCCGCTGCCCAGAGCCGCCGTGCTGCTGCCGCTGATGGTGCGAGGGGGgcggctgcagctgctgctccccgtGCGCTCCCTGCAG CTGAGAAGATCACCAGGGGAAGTGTGTTTTCCAGGAGGCAAAAGGGAAGCCACTGATAAAGATGACATTGACACTGCTCTCCGAGAAGCTAAAGAAGAAGTGGGTCTTCAGCCAGAGAAGGTGGAAGTCATCTGTAGGCTGATGCCTGGAATTGATAAA aTGAATAACTTGGTGACACCAGTTGTGGGATTTATAGAGGATACATTCCAGGCCACCCCTAACCCAGATGAAGTGAGCGAGGTTTTTCTTGTGCCTTTGGAGTACTTTGTCAAGCCCTTAAATTACAAGACCTTCTCTTATAAAACCTCCTCAGGTCACTCAACTCGCGTACACTGCTTCATATACCATGACCAGGAACATAAAAGGTCATTCAAGATATGGGGACTGACTGCACACTTTGCTGTATTTCTTGCTCTTGTAATTTTTGGAGAGAGACCTACCTTTGAAGTGGATTATGATCTTGACAACTTAATTTCATCCTCTGAGAATgactttattaatttatatgCATCTGTACATGAAGGAAAGAAGAGTAATCTGTGA